Part of the candidate division KSB1 bacterium genome, CCACCCACCTTCTTGAAGATGGCGTAGACCTATTCACCATCAAAGAACTGCTCGGCCATAAGAGCATCCAGACCACACTTATTTATCTCCATCTTCAGCACCGTAATGGTCGTCGTGAGGTTGTTAGTCCTCTGGACAAGTTCAATTGGGAGGATGAGTCATGACTCTCCCAAATACACGACAGACGCTTGAATTGGGGGATATATTTCGGGAGTATGGTCCTCGTTACCGTGCCAGTCGCAAGTTGCCAACGCATCAGTTGAAGGCCATGACGGCGATAGAGACATGTCGAACCAAGGAACTCGGTGGTCATCTCCAGGAATGTGACCAATGTGGTGCAGAAGTTCCCGCCTATGATTCGTGCGGCAACCGCCATTGCCCGAAGTGCGGTTGGCTGGCGCAGCAGAAGTGGCTGGCGGCGCGCAAGCAAGAGGTGCTCTCGGTAGGTTATTTTCATGTTGTCCTGACGGTACCGGATTTGCTGAATCTGCTGTTTCAATATAATCAGAAGGTGATGTGCGACTTACTCTTTCGTGCCGGGAAGCAGACGTTGCTTCAGTTGGGTCATGACCCGAAGCACCTTGGCGGCTTGATAGGTGTGCTGGCCTTTCTACATACCTGGGGACAAAAC contains:
- a CDS encoding tyrosine-type recombinase/integrase, whose product is MKKNATVHSLRHSFATHLLEDGVDLFTIKELLGHKSIQTTLIYLHLQHRNGRREVVSPLDKFNWEDES